From the genome of Rathayibacter sp. VKM Ac-2804:
GACTGGACCGGCGTGCACCCGCCGGAGCTGCCGCGCAAGGCCGTCCCCGAGCACGTCGCGATCGTGATGGACGGCAACGGCCGCTGGGCCAACTCCCGTGGGCTGACGCGGGTGGAGGGCCACAAGCGCGGCGAGGCGTCGCTGCTCGACGTGGTCGCGGGAGCGATCCAGATCGGCGTGAAGCACCTCAGCGTCTACGCCTTCTCTACCGAGAACTGGAAGCGCTCGCCCGACGAGGTGCGCTTCCTGATGGGCTTCAACCGCGACGTGCTGCACCGCCGCCGCGACCAGCTCAACGAGTGGGGCGTCCGCGTGCGCTGGGCCGGCCGGAAGCCCCGGCTCTGGGCGTCGGTCGTCAACGAGCTGCAGTACGCCGAGAAGCTGACCGCGGGCAACGACGTCCTCACGCTGACGATGTGCGTCAACTACGGCGGCCGCACCGAGATCGCCGACGCGGTGCAGCGGATCGCGGCCGAGGTCGCGGCCGGCCGGCTGAAGCCGTCCGGCATCACCGAGAAGACGATCGGCAAGGCGCTCTATCTGCCGGACATGCCGGACGTCGACCTCTTCGTGCGCTCCTCCGGCGAGCAGCGCACCAGCAACTTCCTGCTCTGGCAGAGCGCCTACGCCGAGATGGTCTTCCTCGACCGGCTCTGGCCCGACTTCACCCGCGAGGACCTCTGGGGCGCGATCGAGCACTACGCCGGCCGCACCCGC
Proteins encoded in this window:
- a CDS encoding isoprenyl transferase, which gives rise to MKPFTHKDAVAFRPLDWTGVHPPELPRKAVPEHVAIVMDGNGRWANSRGLTRVEGHKRGEASLLDVVAGAIQIGVKHLSVYAFSTENWKRSPDEVRFLMGFNRDVLHRRRDQLNEWGVRVRWAGRKPRLWASVVNELQYAEKLTAGNDVLTLTMCVNYGGRTEIADAVQRIAAEVAAGRLKPSGITEKTIGKALYLPDMPDVDLFVRSSGEQRTSNFLLWQSAYAEMVFLDRLWPDFTREDLWGAIEHYAGRTRRFGGAVDVPGASA